Below is a window of Cupriavidus sp. MP-37 DNA.
ACATCGCATGCGGCGCAACTACAAGAAGCCTTTCGCTCAATTCGTCAAGAAAGCACACAAGCCGCTGCAACTGGCGATCGAAGACGAGGTTGAGGAGCTCTGTGCCGTGCCCGAGCTGGGGGAAGCGAAGACTGGCGACCTGGCTGGCATCCGGGTGCATAAATTCAGGTTCAACCGGCAGGAATACCTGATCGCCTACCGGCCACTGCCGCAGGGGTTCAACGTGAAAGGCGTGGCACTTGAGGTGCTATGGATCGATTTCTACAAGGTCGGCTCGCATGAGAACTTCTATGACGAGCTCAAGAAATACCTGAGGGCTGAAAGAAATGGACACGATGACCGCTGAAGATCTGCTGCATGCCCTCGGCGAGTTGCCCCCGCGGGAACGCGTCAGGTTCTTCACGCTGATCGGACAGCAGGCCTTTGGTGACGAGAATTTCTCGCACGAGGAAGTCTTTGGCCACCTGGCGGAGGAGGATTTCACCGCGGCCGAGGCTGCCCAATACCTCGAAATCTCGATGGCTACCTTCCGCCGGCTGGTGCGCGATGGCAAGGTGGTTCCACGGGCGGAAGTCGGGCGCAGCCAGCTTTTCTCCGCAGCCGAGCTGAAAGCATTCAAGCGACAGCGCAAAGCCATCAAGGGCTGAGAAGGTGGGTAGAAAGACAAAAAGCCGAACCAACTTTCGTTGATTCGGCTTTTTAAATCTGGTCGGGGTGAGAGGATTCGAACCTCCGGCCTCTACGTCCCGAACGTAGCGCTCTACCAGGCTAAGCTACACCCCGATTTGGTTTGCCGACAGACGTTGTAGCGTCAGCAGCAAAGAACGTAAGTTTAGCAGCGTTTTTTGGGGAATGGAAGAGGGCGGAGGGAAACGCCGTTCATCCCCGCCGTTCGTCCCGGTTCACGACTGCCGCTGCAGCGAGAACGCGCACAGCTGGATCAGCGTTTCCTTCAGCTCGGACGGCGGGAACTGCCGGGCTGCCTGCTCGGCGGCATCGGCTTCGCGCCGTGCGGCTTCGAAGGTGACCTCGAGCGCGCCGCTGGCGTGGATCGCGGCAAAGACCGCGTCGAAATGCTCGGTGCCGCCTTGCACGATTGCGTCGCGGGCCAGCTGGCGCTGCTCGGCGGTGCCGTGTTCCAGCAGGTGCAGCAGCGGCAGGGTGGGCTTGCCTTCGCGCAGGTCGTCGCCGGCGTTCTTGCCCATCTGTTCGGCGCTGGCGGTGTAGTCCAGCATGTCGTCGATCAGCTGGAACGCGGTGCCGATGCGGCGGCCGTATTCGGCGGCGGCTTCTTCCATCTGCGCGTCGGCGCCGGACAGCACCGCGCCCAGCTGCGCGGCGGCCTCGAACAGCTTGGCGGTCTTGTAGCGGATCACCTGCAGGTAGCGCTCGACGGTGACGTCGGGGTCGTGCATGTTCAGCAGCTGCAGCACTTCGCCCTCGGCGATCACGTTGGTCGCGTTGGACAGGATCTCCATGATGCGCATGCTGCCGGCATCGACCATCATCTGGAACGCGCGCGAATAGAGGAAGTCGCCCACCAGCACGCTGGCGGCATTGCCGAACACGGCGTTGGCGGTGTCGCGCCCGCGCCGCAGTTCGGACTCGTCGACGACATCGTCGTGCAGCAGCGTGGCGGTATGGATGAATTCCACGACGGCGGCCAGTTCGTGGTGGCGGTTGCCGTCGTAACCCAGCGCGCGCGCCGTCAGCAGCAGGATCACCGGGCGCAGGCGCTTGCCGCCGGCACCGATGATGTATTCGCCGATCTGTTCGATCAGCGGGACTTCGGAGGACAGCCGCTGGCGGATAACAGCATCGACCGCGCGCATGTCTGCAGCGACCGGGGCAAGCAAGGCAGTGGCGGAAGGCTGGGACAAGATGATCACCGTTGCGCAAAACCGGACGATTATATGCGATGCAGGCGGCGTTCTACGCATGCCCCGCATAGTTTGCCGGACGATCGGCTCAGGGTAGGCGCGCAGCGGCGTCAGTCATGGGCGCCACTATAATTGCAGCCATGGACAAGCCCGTACCTCGCCGCCAACTGCGCCGCACCGCCTGGTGGGTGGCGTTTGCCGCACTGGCGGGGTTTCTGCTCGCCGATCTGACCTGAGCCCAGCCGCGGCGGATTGTGCCGGGCGCGCCGCTCGCAGGCTATGTGCCTGTTTTCTTTGCAGTTTTCCTCGATCTCGTTTACAATTCCCGGTTTCCTCCGGTAGTCGCTCGCCTTGCGGGTCCTTGCCGGTGGGAGATAACCGGGCCGCATCGCGCGGCTTCGGCGTTTTATTCACATCCGAGAGGTTCGACAATGTACGCGGTCGTAAAAACCGGCGGCAAGCAATACAAGGTTGCTGCTGGCGAAAAACTGAAAGTAGAACAGATACCGGCAGACATTGGCGCAGAAATCACGCTCGACCAGGTGCTCGCAGTGGGCGCCGGCGACCAAATCAAGTTTGGTACGCCGCTGGTGAGCGGGGCTTCCGTCAAGGCTACCGTTATCTCCCAGGGTCGTCACGACAAGGTGAAGATCTTCAAGATGCGCCGTCGCAAGCACTACCAGAAGCGTCAGGGCCATCGTCAGAATTACACCGAACTGCGCATCGAAGCGATCGTTGCCTGATCGATCGAGCGTAATCCGGTAAAGCGACAGGAGTAAGACATGGCACAGAAAAAAGGCGGCGGTTCCACGCGGAACGGCCGTGATTCCGAATCGAAGCGTCTGGGCGTGAAGGTGTTTGGTGGCCAGGCCATCAACGCCGGCGGCATCATCGTGCGCCAGCGCGGTACCCGCGTGCATGCCGGCGACAACGTCGGCGTGGGCAAGGACCACACGCTGTTCGCCCTGGTCGACGGCCACGTGCAGTTCGCCGTCAAGGGCCCTGCCAAGAAGCAGCAAGTCAGCGTCGTCCCGGCGGCCTGATAACAGCCTTTGCAGGACGAAAGGCCCCGCAACGCTTGCGGGGCTTTTTCTTTTCTGGCGGAGTAAACTACGCCGGCCCCCGATCTGCCGATCGCTGCCGATCCTGCCGATCCATTACGGAAAACCCATCATGAAGTTCATCGACGAAGCCCGAATCGAAGCCATTGCCGGCAACGGCGGCAATGGCAGCGCCTCGTTCCGGCGCGAGAAGTTTGTGCCCTTCGGCGGCCCGGATGGTGGCGACGGCGGCCGCGGCGGCAGCGTGTTCGCCGTGGCGGACCGCAATATCAATACGCTGATCGATTTCCGCTACGCCAAGAAGCATGTGGCGAAGAACGGCGAGAACGGCCGCGGCTCCGATTGCTACGGCGCCGCCGGTGAAGACATCACGCTGCGCATGCCGGTGGGCACGCTGATCACCGACATGGACACCGGCGAGGTCATCGCCGATCTGACCGAGCATGGTCAGCGCGTGTGCCTGGCCGAAGGCGGCATGGGCGGCTGGGGCAACCTGCACTTCAAGTCCAGTACCAACCGTGCCCCGCGCCAGCAGGTCGACGGCAAGCCGGGCGAGCGCCGCATGCTCAAGCTGGAGCTGAAGGTGCTGGCCGACGTCGGCCTGCTGGGCATGCCCAATGCCGGCAAGTCGACCTTTATCTCGCATATCTCCAACGCGCGCCCCAAGGTGGCGGACTATCCGTTCACCACGCTGCACCCCAACCTGGGCGTGGTGCGCGTGGACCATGAGCAATCGTTCGTGGTCGCCGACATTCCCGGCCTGATCGAAGGCGCGGCCGAAGGCGCGGGCCTGGGCCACCAGTTCCTGCGCCACCTGCAGCGCACCGGGCTGCTGCTGCATATCGTCGACCTGGCACCGTTCGACGAAGCGGTCGACCCGGTCGCCGAGGCCAAGGCCATCGTCAACGAGCTGAAGAAGTACGACGAGACCCTGTATGAAAAGCCGCGCTGGCTGGTGCTGAACAAGCTCGACATGGTGCCCGAGGATGAGCGCGCCGCGCGCGTGAAGGACTTCCTCAAGCGCTACAAGTGGAAGGGCCCGGTGTTCCAGATCTCGGCGCTGACCGGCGAAGGCTGCCGCGAGCTGATCTACGCGATCAAGGACCACCTGCAGGCGATCAAGGCCGAAGAGGCCGCGGCGCTGGCAGAGCCGGACATCCGCCTGGACGACCGCCTGCATAACGTCGACCAGGGCCAGCGCGAGGCATAAGCAGGGCCAATGGTTGGCTCCCCTCTCCCGCGTCGGGAGAGGGGCCGGGGGTGAGGGCGGGGGCCCGATCGGGCGTGGCGCCTTGTCAAACCACCCCTCACCCTGCCCTCTCCCCTGAGGGGAGAGGGGAACACAATCGGAGACAGGATTTCCACCATGCAATCGGTCATCGCGCAGGCAAAGCGCATCGTCGTCAAAGTGGGCTCGAGCCTGGTCACCAACGACGGCAAGGGGCTGGACCACGACGCCATCGCCCGCTGGGCGGCCCAGATCGCCAAGCTGCGCGTGGCCGGCAAGGAAGTGGTGCTGGTCAGTTCCGGCGCCATTGCCGAAGGCATGCAGCGGCTCGGCTGGGTGCGCCGCCCGAAGGAAATCCATGAATTGCAGGCGGCCGCCGCAGTGGGCCAGATGGGGCTGGCGCAGGTCTATGAGAGCCAGTTCGGCCGCTATGGCATCCGCACCGCGCAGGTGCTGCTGACCCACGCCGACCTGGCCGACCGCGAGCGCTACCTGAACGCGCGCTCGACGCTGCTGACGCTGCTGTCGCTGGGCGTGGTGCCGATCATCAACGAGAACGACACCGTGGTCACCGATGAAATCAAGTTCGGCGACAACGACACGCTCGGTGCGCTGGTCACCAACCTGATCGAGGGCGACGCGCTGGTGATCCTGACCGACCAGCGCGGCCTCTACACCGCCGATCCGCGCAAGGACCCGGCCGCGCAGTTCGTCGACGAGGCGCTGGCCGGCACGCCGGAACTGGAAGCGATGGCCGGTGGCGCCGGCACCTCGATCGGGCGCGGCGGCATGCTGACCAAGATCCTGGCGGCCAAGCGCGCGGCCAAGTCCGGTGCGCATACCACCATCGCCTCGGGACGCGAGGCCAACGTGCTGGAGCGCCTGGCGGCCGGCGAGGCGATCGGCACCCAGTTGCTGGCGCCGACCGGGCGGCTGACGGCGCGCAAGCAATGGATGGCCGACCATCTGCAGCTGCGCGGCCGCGTCGTGATCGACGACGGAGCGGTCGAGAAGCTGACCAGCGGCGGCAAGTCGCTGCTGCCGATCGGCGTGGTCGAAGTGCAGGGCGAATTCGCCCGCGGCGAGGTGATTGCCTGCGTCGATGCGCAAGGCAAGGAGGTGGCGCGCGGCATCACCAACTATTCCAGCGCGGAGTCGCGGCTGATCGCGCGCAAGCCGTCGTCCGAGATCGAAGCCGTGCTCGGCCACCTGAACGAGCCCGAGCTGATCCATCGCGACAACCTGGTGCTGGTCTGAGCGAGGCAAGCAAAAACGGCGGGACCGCCTGGCAGTCCCGCCGTTTTTTCATGTCGGTGCGCGCAGCGCTTCAGCGCTTGCTGGGCGCGCGCGATTGCAGCTCGCGCACCATGTCCGCGGGCTTGCCGGCCACGGTGCGGCCCTCGCAGAAGAAATCGATCGCCAGCGTCGCGGCGTAGGCGTTGCGTACCCCGGTCTGCATGCGGTGCCAGGTCTCGCCGTAGTCGCTGGTGTTGGGTACCCATTCGGTGGCGCCCGGGGGCAGGGTCGCGTACAGCTTGCGCTCGAACACGTCGCAGCGCAGGCCTTCGAAGGTGACATTGCGGGCGCCGCTCTGGCTGGTGGTGACGGCGGTATAGCGCACCACGTTGTCCTTGCCCACCGAGATCGACTTGCTGTCCACCGCGAACGACAGCGTGCCGGTGCCGGCCACCGAGAACGGGATCAGGTTGGCCTCCTGCGGCAATGGCGGCAGCATGGCCTTGGCTTCCTCGAAGGTCTTGGGCGCGAACGGGTTGTTCCAGGTGCTCTCTTCCTCCGCCATCTCCTTGCCGGTGGTCTTGCAGCCGGCCAGGGCCAGGCTGGCCGTGGCAAGCAGCAGCCCGGCAGCGCTCAGGCCGCGGCGGCGGCCCACGGCGGTCAAACTAGTCATCAGTGCTCCGTGTAGTGGATACCGGCGTCGCCGGCGAAACGTAGTCGGCGGCGGCCGCGGCCGGGGCTTCGGCATTGCCGTCGGCGTCGGCCTGCTGCGCGGCCTGGGCGCGGCTCAGTGCCTGGCCGCGCGGCCCGCCGTGGCGTCCGTGCACGCCGTGGGCACCATGGGCGCCATGCGTGCCATGCGTGCCATAGGGGCTGAGCGGCACGCGCGGATGCCGGTTGAGGAAGCGTGACAATTCCGTCAGCGCCATCTGGTAGACATCGCGCTTGAATTCGATCACGGCTTCCAGCGGCACCCAGTAATGGCTCCAGCGCCAGGCATCGAACTCCGGGTGCTCGGTGGCGCGCAGGTGGATATCGCAGTCCCTGCCGGCCATGCGCAGCAGGAACCAGATTTGTTTCTGGCCCTTGTAGTGGCCGCGGATCTCGCGGCGGATGAACTTGTCCGGCACCTCGTAACGCAGCCAGTCGCGCGTGCGACCGACGATCCTGACGTGCTCCGGAAGCAGGCCGATTTCCTCATGCAGTTCGCGGTACATGGCCTGTTCCGGCGTTTCGCCGTACTTGATGCCGCCCTGCGGAAACTGCCAGGAGTGTTCGCCGATTCGCTTGCCCCAGAAAACCTCGTTTCTTGCGTTGAGGAGGATGATGCCGACGTTCGGGCGAAAGCCTTCACGATCGAGCATGACTGCACCTCGAATCCTTTAGAATTACGCTGATTATAAAGGAAGCGCGCAGCCGGGCCCGGACCGGGGGATGGTGGTTTTCCCCGAGCGGAAGGGCAGTTTCAGGCGCGTGCGCATAATTCAGCGCCGCCGGCCCCCCGGATCGTGCCGGGACGGATTTTTCCGACCTTGGCGGCCCAGAGAGAAATTACGGATGAAAGCCTCGCAATTCTTCATTTCCACCCTCAAGGAAGCGCCCGCCGACGCGGAAATCGTTTCGCACAAGCTGATGATGCGCGCCGGCATGATCAAGAAGCTGGGCGCCGGCATCTACACCTACATGCCGGTCGGGCTGCGCGTGATCCGCAAGGTGGAAAACATCGTGCGCGAGGAAATGAACCGCGCCGGCGCGGTGGAACTGTCGATGCCGGTGATCCAGCCGGCCGAACTGTGGCAGGAGACCGGCCGCTGGGACAAGATGGGGCCCGAACTGCTGCGCCTGAAGGACCGCCATGAGCGCGACTTCGCGGTGCAGCCTACCTCCGAAGAGGTAGTGACCGACATCGCCCGCAGCGATATCCGCAGCTACAAGCAGCTGCCGCTCAATTTCTACCAGATCCAGACCAAGTTCCGCGACGAGCGCCGGCCGCGCTTCGGCATCATGCGCGGGCGCGAGTTCACCATGAAGGACGCCTATTCCTTCGACCGCGACACTGACGGCCTGCGCAAGTCGTACGAGAACATGTACGACGCCTACGTGCGCATCTTCCGCCGCTTCGGGCTGGAATTCCGCGCCGTGGCGGCCGACAACGGCGCCATCGGCGGCTCGGGCTCGCATGAGTTCCACGTGATCGCCGAGACCGGCGAAGACGCCATCGTCTACTGCCCGACCTCGGCCTACGCCGCCAACATGGAGGCCGCCGAGGCGCTGCCGCTGCTGGCCGAGCGCGCCGCACCCAGGCAGGACCTGGTCAAGACCTTCACCCCGGAGAAGGTCAAGTGCGAGCAGGTGGCCGAATTCCTGAAGGTCCCGCTCGAGACCAACGTCAAGTCGATCGTGCTGGCCACCGACGGCGAGGCCGGCACCCAGATCTGGCTGCTGCTGATCCGCGCCGACCACGAGCTGAACGAGGTCAAGGCCTCCAAGGTGCCGGGGCTGGCCGACTTCCGCTTTGCCACCGAGAACGAGATCGTCGAAGCCTTCGGCTCGCCTCCGGGCTACCTGGGCCCGATCGACATGAAGAAGCCGGTCAAGGTGGTCGCCGACCGCACCGTCGCCAACATGAGCGACTTCATCTGCGGCGCCAACTACCGCGACTACCACTACACCGGCGTCAACTGGGGCCGCGACCTGCCCGAGCCGATCGTCGCCGACCTGCGCAACGTGGTCGCCGGCGACGCCTCGCCGGACGGCCAGGGCACGCTGGAAATCTGCCGCGGCATCGAGGTGGGCCACGTGTTCATGCTGGGCACGCGTTACTCGGAATCGATGAACGCCACCTTCCTCGACGAGAACGGCAAGACCCAGCCGATGCAGATGGGCTGCTATGGCATCGGCATCACCCGTATCCTGGGCGCGGCGATCGAGCAGAACTTCGATGAGCGCGGCATCATCTGGCCGGCCGCGATCGCCCCGTTCGCGGTGGTGATCTGCCCGGTGGGCTACGACCGCTCCGAGGCCGTCAAGGCCGAGGCCGACCGCATCCATGCCGAGCTGCTCGCCGCCGGCGTCGACGTGATCCTCGACGACCGCGGCGAGCGCCCGGGCGTGATGTTTGCCGACTGGGAGCTGATCGGCGTGCCGCACCGCGTGGTGGTGGGCGACCGCGGCCTGAAGGAAGGCAAGGTCGAGTACCAGGGCCGGCGCGACGCGCAGGCCACCGCCGTCAGCGTGGCCGAGGTGGTCGGCCACGTGCGCAGCCTGCTGGCAGACTGAGCCTCATGCGCGCCGTCCGCGGCCTGACCGCCGCCGCTGTTGCCGCCCGCCGCCTGGCGGGCGCGCTGATGGTATCGCTGCTGGCATTCCTGCTGGCGCTGGCGGCCCCGGCGGCGCACGCCGGCGCGCAGAAGGAAGAAGACCTGGCCGATTCGGTGCGCGGTGCGCTGGCCGCGGCCATTGCCGATGACCGGCCGCTGCGGCCGGTGTTCGCCTCCGGCGGCGAGCGGCTGGCTTACCTGAAGTGGCTGGGCGAGATGTCGGCGCGGCTGGCCTCGCGCATCCCCGAGCCGCAGGTGCGGGTCGAGCTGATCGAGGTGGCCTACTACGAAGCCAAGCGCGCCGGCCTGGAGCCCGCGCTGGTGCTGGGCCTGATCCAGGTCGAGAGCAACTTCCGCAAGTACGCGATCAGCTCGGCCGGCGCGCGCGGGCTGATGCAGGTGATGCCGTTCTGGGTGCGCACCATCGGCGACAGCGACGCGCGCAAGCTGTTCCACCTGCAGAGCAACCTGCGCTACGGCTGCACCATCCTGCGCTACTACCTGGACCGCGAGCAGGGCGACCTGTACCTGGCGCTGGGCCGCTACAACGGCAGCCGCGGCCGCCCCGAGTATCCCAACGCGGTGCTGGCGGCGTGGAAGCGCTGGCAGTATTCCGAAGCCACTGTCACCGTGGCCGGCGATGCCGAGATCGCGCCGTCGCGCCCGCGCGCGCCGGTGGCGGAGCCGCCGGCCCGCAACCCGTTTTCGTCGCAGCGCGTCGCAGTCAATCCGTCATGATCCGCGAAGCATCCGTTGCCGGCGGCAAGACCGGCTACACCGAATCCTCGCCCGAACTCGAACAATGGCTGGCCCGGCATATCGCCCAGGGCTTTACCGCCGATGCGCTGGTGCTGTCGATGCTGCGCTCGGGCTACGACGACGCCTTCGCGCGCCGTGCCGTGGCCGCCGCGTTTGCGCGGGACACCGTCGCCGCGGCGCCGCAACGGCCGGCGCAGGCTGAAGCGGCGGCCGCCGGCACGCCCGCGGTCTACGCCGCCGATGGCGGCGACCGCCGCGTGCCGGTGCTGTTCCGGCTGGCCTCGCCGCAGGTGCAGCTGTTCCAGCAGCTGCTGAGCGACGACGAGTGCGATGCGCTGGTGGCGCTGTCGCGCGGCCGCCTGGCACGCTCGCCGGTGGTCAATCCCGACACCGGCGACGAGAACCTGATCGACGCCCGCACCAGCATGGGCGCGATGTTCCAGGTGGCCGAGCACGCCCTGATCGCCCGCATCGAGGCC
It encodes the following:
- a CDS encoding CNP1-like family protein, which gives rise to MTSLTAVGRRRGLSAAGLLLATASLALAGCKTTGKEMAEEESTWNNPFAPKTFEEAKAMLPPLPQEANLIPFSVAGTGTLSFAVDSKSISVGKDNVVRYTAVTTSQSGARNVTFEGLRCDVFERKLYATLPPGATEWVPNTSDYGETWHRMQTGVRNAYAATLAIDFFCEGRTVAGKPADMVRELQSRAPSKR
- the obgE gene encoding GTPase ObgE, whose protein sequence is MKFIDEARIEAIAGNGGNGSASFRREKFVPFGGPDGGDGGRGGSVFAVADRNINTLIDFRYAKKHVAKNGENGRGSDCYGAAGEDITLRMPVGTLITDMDTGEVIADLTEHGQRVCLAEGGMGGWGNLHFKSSTNRAPRQQVDGKPGERRMLKLELKVLADVGLLGMPNAGKSTFISHISNARPKVADYPFTTLHPNLGVVRVDHEQSFVVADIPGLIEGAAEGAGLGHQFLRHLQRTGLLLHIVDLAPFDEAVDPVAEAKAIVNELKKYDETLYEKPRWLVLNKLDMVPEDERAARVKDFLKRYKWKGPVFQISALTGEGCRELIYAIKDHLQAIKAEEAAALAEPDIRLDDRLHNVDQGQREA
- the rpmA gene encoding 50S ribosomal protein L27, with translation MAQKKGGGSTRNGRDSESKRLGVKVFGGQAINAGGIIVRQRGTRVHAGDNVGVGKDHTLFALVDGHVQFAVKGPAKKQQVSVVPAA
- the proB gene encoding glutamate 5-kinase, whose product is MQSVIAQAKRIVVKVGSSLVTNDGKGLDHDAIARWAAQIAKLRVAGKEVVLVSSGAIAEGMQRLGWVRRPKEIHELQAAAAVGQMGLAQVYESQFGRYGIRTAQVLLTHADLADRERYLNARSTLLTLLSLGVVPIINENDTVVTDEIKFGDNDTLGALVTNLIEGDALVILTDQRGLYTADPRKDPAAQFVDEALAGTPELEAMAGGAGTSIGRGGMLTKILAAKRAAKSGAHTTIASGREANVLERLAAGEAIGTQLLAPTGRLTARKQWMADHLQLRGRVVIDDGAVEKLTSGGKSLLPIGVVEVQGEFARGEVIACVDAQGKEVARGITNYSSAESRLIARKPSSEIEAVLGHLNEPELIHRDNLVLV
- the rplU gene encoding 50S ribosomal protein L21 — translated: MYAVVKTGGKQYKVAAGEKLKVEQIPADIGAEITLDQVLAVGAGDQIKFGTPLVSGASVKATVISQGRHDKVKIFKMRRRKHYQKRQGHRQNYTELRIEAIVA
- a CDS encoding type II toxin-antitoxin system RelE/ParE family toxin, which produces MRRNYKKPFAQFVKKAHKPLQLAIEDEVEELCAVPELGEAKTGDLAGIRVHKFRFNRQEYLIAYRPLPQGFNVKGVALEVLWIDFYKVGSHENFYDELKKYLRAERNGHDDR
- a CDS encoding helix-turn-helix domain-containing protein, with product MTAEDLLHALGELPPRERVRFFTLIGQQAFGDENFSHEEVFGHLAEEDFTAAEAAQYLEISMATFRRLVRDGKVVPRAEVGRSQLFSAAELKAFKRQRKAIKG
- the ispB gene encoding octaprenyl diphosphate synthase, coding for MRAVDAVIRQRLSSEVPLIEQIGEYIIGAGGKRLRPVILLLTARALGYDGNRHHELAAVVEFIHTATLLHDDVVDESELRRGRDTANAVFGNAASVLVGDFLYSRAFQMMVDAGSMRIMEILSNATNVIAEGEVLQLLNMHDPDVTVERYLQVIRYKTAKLFEAAAQLGAVLSGADAQMEEAAAEYGRRIGTAFQLIDDMLDYTASAEQMGKNAGDDLREGKPTLPLLHLLEHGTAEQRQLARDAIVQGGTEHFDAVFAAIHASGALEVTFEAARREADAAEQAARQFPPSELKETLIQLCAFSLQRQS
- a CDS encoding 2OG-Fe(II) oxygenase; this encodes MIREASVAGGKTGYTESSPELEQWLARHIAQGFTADALVLSMLRSGYDDAFARRAVAAAFARDTVAAAPQRPAQAEAAAAGTPAVYAADGGDRRVPVLFRLASPQVQLFQQLLSDDECDALVALSRGRLARSPVVNPDTGDENLIDARTSMGAMFQVAEHALIARIEARIAAVTGVPAEHGEGLQILNYKPGGEYQPHFDYFNPQRPGEARQLSVGGQRIATLVIYLNTPEAGGATAFPRVGLEVAPVKGNAVYFSYLLPDGTLDDRTLHAGLPVASGEKWIATKWLRERPYRSER
- a CDS encoding lytic transglycosylase domain-containing protein; this encodes MRAVRGLTAAAVAARRLAGALMVSLLAFLLALAAPAAHAGAQKEEDLADSVRGALAAAIADDRPLRPVFASGGERLAYLKWLGEMSARLASRIPEPQVRVELIEVAYYEAKRAGLEPALVLGLIQVESNFRKYAISSAGARGLMQVMPFWVRTIGDSDARKLFHLQSNLRYGCTILRYYLDREQGDLYLALGRYNGSRGRPEYPNAVLAAWKRWQYSEATVTVAGDAEIAPSRPRAPVAEPPARNPFSSQRVAVNPS
- a CDS encoding proline--tRNA ligase, whose product is MKASQFFISTLKEAPADAEIVSHKLMMRAGMIKKLGAGIYTYMPVGLRVIRKVENIVREEMNRAGAVELSMPVIQPAELWQETGRWDKMGPELLRLKDRHERDFAVQPTSEEVVTDIARSDIRSYKQLPLNFYQIQTKFRDERRPRFGIMRGREFTMKDAYSFDRDTDGLRKSYENMYDAYVRIFRRFGLEFRAVAADNGAIGGSGSHEFHVIAETGEDAIVYCPTSAYAANMEAAEALPLLAERAAPRQDLVKTFTPEKVKCEQVAEFLKVPLETNVKSIVLATDGEAGTQIWLLLIRADHELNEVKASKVPGLADFRFATENEIVEAFGSPPGYLGPIDMKKPVKVVADRTVANMSDFICGANYRDYHYTGVNWGRDLPEPIVADLRNVVAGDASPDGQGTLEICRGIEVGHVFMLGTRYSESMNATFLDENGKTQPMQMGCYGIGITRILGAAIEQNFDERGIIWPAAIAPFAVVICPVGYDRSEAVKAEADRIHAELLAAGVDVILDDRGERPGVMFADWELIGVPHRVVVGDRGLKEGKVEYQGRRDAQATAVSVAEVVGHVRSLLAD
- a CDS encoding RNA pyrophosphohydrolase, translating into MLDREGFRPNVGIILLNARNEVFWGKRIGEHSWQFPQGGIKYGETPEQAMYRELHEEIGLLPEHVRIVGRTRDWLRYEVPDKFIRREIRGHYKGQKQIWFLLRMAGRDCDIHLRATEHPEFDAWRWSHYWVPLEAVIEFKRDVYQMALTELSRFLNRHPRVPLSPYGTHGTHGAHGAHGVHGRHGGPRGQALSRAQAAQQADADGNAEAPAAAAADYVSPATPVSTTRSTDD